The Medicago truncatula cultivar Jemalong A17 chromosome 4, MtrunA17r5.0-ANR, whole genome shotgun sequence genome includes a region encoding these proteins:
- the LOC11419191 gene encoding calcium-transporting ATPase 12, plasma membrane-type, translating into MFPESDDGNNIELGATLLTTTRGSVCNKKWLQWLYKKPTTSRANYEESTSPLSSVELRVTNDIAGIVKEKDLKSLLEFGGVGRVCDVLRGQIHHSSAEKITRNLGSSFFDFLWYTIKDNRCTVSLLLISALFSLAIGYMEEGLKYGWHDGVAIAFSVLLMLAFSSITSFWRHRKMMNKPTKRKGKEVKFNVKRGEVSQSVDLDLSASDIVVGDMMFLSPHDEVPADGLLVSHGILVLAKGIKKEKVDRDDNPFLIAGSEVIAGYGQMIVTSVRNESDFAEMNCSMSSHFEKRGLLEKLIEKPISYLDKASLFIFTLVAFVVFIHQICEKDGDGDGLPDMKVSVGLLMELLENILLRPRGRISILACVFTAAILFVQHGMPRMVTFSLHYHINDVVPDEEAVFNDLSACTTMGLVTVICVDVSGRLISKPMEVSEIWMGEGETEICEVEGSETVVLDKLKEGVVLSIISPELSLSPRSSALVSWAETKCEMDTNSFIERFDIFKHNKLNSDKGGSGVLVKEVLGTEQVLHLHWSGSASTILETCSRYYDGQGECHAMGNQKIKFVQKIIEMEGSGLKPIAFAYRKTYLQVLEQDDLTLLALIGFKEKSRESIKSALQGVQNTGIKIKLISEDDIDLVEEIAYELGIEVPVGGHLEGKEFKDLHEGARFDEVDKAIAMGSFCAEDKLCMVNYLQDKGDVVAFIDQRLITRHASEVLKVADVGIVSLNSLRKKMDKGSCGITMTCFSALEPIVKAGRRKYHNIQKFIQLQLTVSISGLLITLITTIFTGNSPLTAIQMIWINVLMCLLGGLMMVMELSREEELAKQPCDRNQPIITMKILKNIVYQVLYQAFLCMILQFGGHITHSEKQVRKTMIFNTFLFCQLFNLLNNVYLLKKQGLKMIVQNLIFSVALGSCVVMQVLVIQYAKGLADCVPLNTAGWTICVLVSALSWVFEWILKSLPVIMHTNYATSSEPAGTELLFAPIMLQHQNLRNLPV; encoded by the exons ATGTTCCCAGAATCAGATGATGGTAACAACATAGAACTTGGTGCTACTTTACTCACTACTACTAGAGGTAGCGTGTGCAACAAGAAATGGCTTCAATGGTTATACAAGAAGCCTACAACTTCTAGGGCTAACTATGAAGAATCTACATCACCTCTTTCCTCAGTAGAACTGCGCGTTACGAATGATATTGCTGGAATTGTGAAGGAGAAGGACTTGAAGTCTCTTCTTGAGTTTGGTGGGGTTGGTAGAGTTTGTGATGTTCTCCGTGGTCAAATTCATCACTCATCAGCAGAG AAGATCACTAGGAACCTTGGATCAAGCTTCTTTGACTTTTTATGGTATACCATCAAGGACAATCGTTGCACAGTTTCATTGCTTCTGATTTCAGCTTTATTCTCCTTAGCCATAGGATACATGGAGGAAGGACTCAAGTATGGTTGGCATGATGGTGTTGCCATAGCTTTTTCTGTTCTACTAATGCTTGCATTCTCTTCAATAACAAGCTTTTGGCGTCATAGGAAAATGATGAACAAACCGACAAAGCGAAAAGGCAAGGAGGTGAAATTCAATGTTAAAAGAGGTGAAGTGTCACAGTCTGTTGATCTTGATCTCTCAGCGTCTGATATTGTGGTGGGTGACATGATGTTTCTGAGTCCTCATGATGAAGTTCCAGCCGATGGTTTGCTTGTGAGTCATGGAATCCTTGTGCTGGCTAAAggaatcaaaaaagaaaaagttgatcGCGATGATAATCCATTTCTTATAGCTGGTTCGGAGGTGATTGCAGGTTATGGACAGATGATTGTGACATCAGTTCGAAATGAATCAGATTTTGCTGAGATGAACTGCTCAATGAGTTCTCACTTTGAAAAGAGAGGCCTTTTGGAAAAACTAATTGAGAAGCCGATTTCCTACCTTGACAAAGCTTCTCTTTTTATCTTTACATTGGTTGCATTTGTGGTGTTCATTCACCAAATTTGTGAAAAAGATGGAGATGGTGATGGATTGCCAGATATGAAAGTTTCAGTTGGCTTGTTGATGGAACTCCTTGAGAATATTTTGTTGAGACCAAGAGGAAGGATTTCCATTCTAGCATGTGTTTTTACAGCTGCAATATTGTTTGTGCAACATGGAATGCCACGTATGGTTACTTTTTCTCTCCATTACCACATTAATGATGTAGTGCCAGACGAAGAAGCTGTTTTTAATGATTTATCTGCTTGTACAACCATGGGGTTGGTAACTGTCATCTGCGTTGATGTATCTGGTAGGCTTATTTCTAAACCAATGGAGGTCAGTGAAATCTGGATGGGGGAGGGGGAGACAGAAATTTGTGAAGTTGAGGGTTCCGAAACAGTTGTGCTTGACAAGCTTAAAGAAGGAGTTGTTTTATCGATTATTTCACCAGAACTGTCTCTTTCTCCGAGGTCCAGTGCACTTGTTTCTTGGGCAGAAACAAAGTGTGAAATGGACACTAATTCTTTCATAGAAAGATTTGACATTTTTAAGCATAACAAACTGAATTCTGACAAAGGGGGAAGTGGAGTTTTGGTGAAAGAAGTTTTAGGTACTGAACAAGTTCTGCATTTGCACTGGAGTGGTTCTGCATCCACAATATTGGAAACGTGTTCACGATATTATGATGGTCAAGGAGAATGTCATGCCATGGGaaatcagaaaataaaatttgtgcaGAAAATCATAGAGATGGAGGGAAGTGGCCTCAAACCAATTGCATTTGCTTATAGAAAAACGTATTTGCAGGTACTCGAGCAAGACGATTTGACCTTGTTAGCTCTGATAGGTTTCAAGGAAAAATCTCGAGAATCGATAAAATCAGCTTTGCAAGGTGTCCAAAATACTGgaataaagataaaattgatCTCAGAGGATGACATCGATTTAGTTGAAGAGATAGCTTATGAACTGGGAATAGAAGTGCCGGTAGGCGGTCACCTTGAGGGAAAAGAATTTAAGGATTTGCATGAAGGAGCTAGATTCGATGAAGTGGATAAAGCCATAGCAATGGGAAGCTTCTGTGCTGAAGATAAGCTTTGTATGGTGAATTATTTGCAAGACAAAGGTGATGTCGTTGCATTCATTGATCAAAGGCTGATAACTCGTCATGCTTCAGAAGTTTTGAAAGTAGCCGATGTAGGTATAGTTTCCCTTAATTCTCTGAGGAAAAAAATGGACAAAGGGAGTTGTGGCATAACTATGACATGTTTCAGTGCATTGGAACCAATTGTGAAGGCCGGCAGACGTAAATATCACAATATTCAAAAGTTCATTCAACTTCAGCTGACAGTTAGCATATCAGGGTTACTCATAACCTTGATTACAACAATTTTCACAGGAAATTCTCCTCTAACAGCAATCCAAATGATTTGGATAAATGTGCTAATGTGCCTTCTAGGTGGCCTAATGATGGTGATGGAATTAAGTCGCGAAGAAGAGCTTGCCAAACAACCATGTGATAGGAATCAGCCAATTATAACCATGAAAATCTTGAAAAACATTGTTTATCAGGTTTTGTATCAGGCCTTCTTATGCATGATACTTCAATTTGGGGGGCATATTACTCACAGTGAAAAGCAAGTTAGGAAAACCATGATCTTCAACACATTCTTATTTTGCCAGCTCTTTAATCTGCTCAATAACgtatatttgttgaaaaaacaAGGTTTGAAGATGATTGTTCAGAACTTGATTTTCTCGGTGGCTTTAGGCAGTTGTGTTGTAATGCAGGTTTTGGTGATTCAGTATGCAAAAGGCCTAGCAGATTGCGTACCGTTGAATACTGCTGGATGGACTATATGTGTGCTGGTTAGCGCTCTTTCATGGGTATTTGAATGGATCTTGAAGAGTCTTCCAGTTATTATGCACACCAATTATGCTACAAGCTCCGAACCTGCAGGGACCGAGTTATTATTTGCGCCAATTATGCTTCAGCATCAGAACCTGCGGAATCTACCAGTTTAA
- the LOC11414237 gene encoding uncharacterized protein At5g01610: MDQVFNKVGSYWFNQKASKELNSVGDEINSLSNSIEGGTKWLVNKVKGKMQKPLPELLKEYDLPIGIFPRDATNYEFNEETGKLEVFIPQVCEVGYKDSSVLRFFTTVTGYLEKGKLADIEGMKTKVIIWVKVTTIFSEGSKLYVTAGMKKTRSREAYDVTRDGVPVDKF, translated from the exons ATGGATCAAGTATTCAACAAGGTTGGATCCTATTGGTTCAATCAGAAAGCCAGCAAGGAGCTTAATTCCGTCGgtgatgaaatcaat TCACTGTCCAACAGTATTGAAGGCGGAACCAAATGGTTGGTCAACAAAGTAAAAG GAAAAATGCAGAAGCCATTACCAGAGTTGTTAAAGGAGTATGATCTACCAATAGGAATCTTTCCTCGTGATGCAACAAACTACGAATTTAACGAAGAGACGGGAAAGCTTGAAGTCTTCATCCCTCAGGTCTGCGAAGTAGGCTATAAGGATTCATCCGTCTTGCGTTTCTTCACCACCGTTACTGGTTATCTGGAGAAAGGAAAGCTAGCAGACATCGAGGGAATGAAGACAAAAGTAATTATCTGGGTAAAAGTGACAACCATTTTCTCCGAGGGATCAAAGCTCTATGTGACTGCTGGCATGAAGAAAACAAGGAGTAGGGAAGCATATGATGTTACAAGAGATGGTGTACCTGTAGATAAGTTCTAA